ATGATCCTATTTTCCTTTTGCCCATAAACAAGGTAATGCCAAAGGGGATTGACTTGGGCTTCCTTGACGTCTGGATAACACCGCAGATAATAACGCAGATCAAAATCGGGATGCGGATTGCGCCCCTCCTTCCAACCCTGTTCAATAAAATGCAGTAGCGGATTGACTCCCGCCGCCTTGACATCGGCATTCTGTTCCAAGTAATAGGCGCTGTCAAAATAGCCATTAGGGTTCCTTCCCTCTTTCCACCCGTATTGAATATAGTGCAAAAGCGGATCAACCCCCGCCTCTCTCACATCCGGGTTATGCTTGAGGTAATAGGCTTGATCAAATAGAGAAGAACGCAAAATCTTAAAGTATTGACCCCATTGGAGAGAGTTTTCTTTGCCCTTTTGAGGGCTCTCCAAGGATTCCATGCTCTCTAAAAAATGCTTCAATGGATTGATTCCCAACTGCTTTACTTCTGGATGAGTTTCCAGGTAAATTCCTACGTCAAAATCGGGATGCGGATTGCGCCCCTCCTTCCAACCCTGTTCAATAAAATGCAGTAGCGGATTGACTCCCGCCGCCTTGACATCGGCATTCTGTTCCAAGTAATAGGCGCTGTCAAAATAGCCATTAGGGTTCCTTCCCTCTTTCCACCCGTATTGAATATAGTGCAAAAGCGGATCGAGCTGGCTTTGTTCAACATCGGGATAACTACTCCAGTAGTAACCGGGATCAAAAAGTCCAGATTCGATCAACCGGATCGCCGTTGCCTTAACCGGATCAACTTCTTCTTTTTTTCTCCATCCCCATTTTTTTTTCTTCTCTTTAGCCTCTAAATGAAACAGATCCCTGGAAATTTTAGCTATAAATTTTAGGTTAGCATTTCTAACTAAATGATTTTGTTTTAATTTTGCCTTAAGTTCTGAGATCTGATGTTTTGTGTCTTGGAGTTCTTCAATGAGCTTCTTTTCCTTACTATATAGCTGAGCAGTAATCTCTTTTTGTCTTCGGTAATAAGAATCAATGAGGCCGAAAAGGTCATGGAAAGCCGAAAACTCCCTGGAAAGCCTATCCATCCCTTCCTTGGCTTGTTGGGGAAGGGGATGAACGGTCATCGATTTTAGGAGTTTCCAGCTTTCGACAAGGGGATAAAAAGCCGCTTGATTCTGTTCGAGGTCCTGGTCTTTAAAATGGGCATGCCGGTATTCTTCTTTCAGAAAATTTCTTTTTAAAGCTAGAACAGCTTTTTCATCGTAGTGCAGCGATAAAACCTCGGCGATCCTTTGAAGATCCCTTTCAGGCTGTTGCAGGAACTGATCGTAATCGACTACCGCTTCCAAAAAAGGGGCATACAAAGGCCAAGGAGAAACATTATGGGAAAGCCATAGACAGAAAGACTTTACCACGGGAAACTGGTTTCTCTTATACAACGAATAACCCACGCTCAAAGGATTGCGAATAACCAGCAGATAAGAGGGCCTTATGCAGAGTTTTTCAAACACCGCATGCCAAAAACGAAGCAGGCGGATGGTTCTTGGATCCTTAAAAGTAAAATCCTTTCCTTTTAACTTCTGCTCGAGCAAGTCTTCAGCTTTTTTAAGAAGGGCAACCATCCTGGGCTCATGAAAGTCGAGGGAAGGAGGAGCAAAACTATCCCAGGATGAACCACTGGCAGCAAGGATTTCTTCGTTGATCTCCATGATGTCCTTGTCTTCCCAAAAACCTGTCGGATTATCCGGTTGAGGTTCAAGGATCTTTTCCCCTATCGATAAGCCTAGCTCTACTAAAGATCTTGTTAAAGCACTCGTGCCACTACGGTGCATTCCCAGGACGATGATAAGCCTCTTTTCGTTTTTGGTCTTTTCTCTATGCCCCATCCTCTAACCTCGATGAAACAATCGCCTATAGCTTAAAACACTAGATATTAGCTTTTGTCTTTTTGAATATCAAAAGAAAAAGGAAAAGCTTTTCTTTTATTCTTTTTCAAATACCATGATGTCTTGGAAAAAAACCCCAGGAATCTCTTTCCAATTTCCAGGATAATGACAAAGAATTTTTAAAGAACTCCTTTGCAAAAGCAGCCCAAGAGCTTCTTCTTTAATTCCGATAGCCTCTTCTGGCACTTTTGCCCATTCTGGGCAGAACCAGAAAGAAGAATCATAGGCAGGTTTACTAAATATCCACATGTTTTGGGCGGTCATATGATATTTTGCTTCTGCTTCTGCCCGAAAGGGCAAGCTTTTGTCATAAGCACGATCAAGCAAAAAAAAAGTGATGATCGCTCGGCCTTTTTTCTTCATTACCCGGCT
The DNA window shown above is from Methylacidiphilum caldifontis and carries:
- a CDS encoding glycosyltransferase is translated as MGHREKTKNEKRLIIVLGMHRSGTSALTRSLVELGLSIGEKILEPQPDNPTGFWEDKDIMEINEEILAASGSSWDSFAPPSLDFHEPRMVALLKKAEDLLEQKLKGKDFTFKDPRTIRLLRFWHAVFEKLCIRPSYLLVIRNPLSVGYSLYKRNQFPVVKSFCLWLSHNVSPWPLYAPFLEAVVDYDQFLQQPERDLQRIAEVLSLHYDEKAVLALKRNFLKEEYRHAHFKDQDLEQNQAAFYPLVESWKLLKSMTVHPLPQQAKEGMDRLSREFSAFHDLFGLIDSYYRRQKEITAQLYSKEKKLIEELQDTKHQISELKAKLKQNHLVRNANLKFIAKISRDLFHLEAKEKKKKWGWRKKEEVDPVKATAIRLIESGLFDPGYYWSSYPDVEQSQLDPLLHYIQYGWKEGRNPNGYFDSAYYLEQNADVKAAGVNPLLHFIEQGWKEGRNPHPDFDVGIYLETHPEVKQLGINPLKHFLESMESLESPQKGKENSLQWGQYFKILRSSLFDQAYYLKHNPDVREAGVDPLLHYIQYGWKEGRNPNGYFDSAYYLEQNADVKAAGVNPLLHFIEQGWKEGRNPHPDFDLRYYLRCYPDVKEAQVNPLWHYLVYGQKENRIIRGKTELSFWDNSFLIVPQKKVLLFTDYLLVPDRRGGDFRTFEIIKIIRELGWEVSLATLLDRKGHAKLFKEEILDEQIQHYEEVLFKVGVKKIIYGEKKTENFLSQWGKEFSLAYVFSPTVAYSFIPMIRSYATNAKLIYDPVDLAFVRLEREATLTGDSAVKKEAELVQFIDRANFVGSDVVVAITEEEQEKIKEVVKEVGAQTEVVWIPNIHEICPPTNRWEDRKGILFLGYFGHAPNVDALKFFISEMWGSLRKEIPGCTFDIVGSFLEEFVSKDLLTQPGINPIGYVRELGPYFEQVRVFVSPLRFGAGMKGKIGMAMAFGLPVVTTTIGAEGMKLEGGKTAFICDDKEEFIEAVLKLYKDKGLWESLSQASLEHVEKYFSKPVVKARLKKLFSFSLV